A region of the Bacillota bacterium genome:
TCCCGGGACGAGGAGCGAGGAGAGAGCTCGTTTGCTCTCGACTCGGAGGGGGCGGCTGTGGAGGGGGCAAGCTGGAGGACGTACGAGGGTTTGCCCCGTGACCGCCTAGGAGGTATACAGTGTACGGTCTTACGCTCGTGCTTATGCTGATAGTGGTGGGCGGGGTCATCGCCTTCATAGGCGACCGCATCGGCATGAAGGTGGGACGCAGGAGGCTCAGCATATTCGGCCTGCGACCGAGGCACACCTCGATGATCGTCACCGTCATAACGGGGATAGTCGTGTCCACCACATCCCTCATCGTCATGAGCATAGTGTCCAAAGACGTCAGGACCGCCCTCTTCGACATGCATGAGATCCAGGCTGCGCTCGCTACCACCAGGCAGGAGCTGGCGTCGGCCGTGACACGCCTTTCAACGCAGCAGCAAGAGCTGGCAGCGAAGGAACAGAGAGTGGGCGAGCTCCAGGGGCAGATAGAGACGCTAACGGGCGAGATAGACAAGTTGTCGGCGGCCGCCAAGACCAAAGCAAAGGAATACGAGATCCTCACGGCGAGGAACGAGACGCTTGCCGCCGAATTGGAGCAGGTGAAAAGGGAGCGGGTCAAGGCGGAGAGCGACCTTACCCAGGTTCAGAGCGAGCTGGGGAGATTGCAGAAGCAGTACCAGGACATGAAAACCCAGCTCAACGAGACGAAAGCTAGCTACACGGAGGCCCAGGAGAAGCTCGGGGAGGCCAACCGGCGCATCGTCGCCCTCCAGGACACGGAGAAGGAACTCAAGCGGACCATCTCGCGGCTGGATGACGAGAAGCAGAAGCTGGAGGACGAGAGCCGGGCGCTGGAGACGCGCATTCGAGACCTCACGCAGGGTGCGAACGTCCTGTATTCGTACCTGCAGGGGATGTCCCAGTACCTGGAGGGCCTGCAGCTTTCCGACATTACGTACCGGGCCGACGAGATCATCCTCGCCACCGTCATAGAAGGCTCGAGACCCATCGAGGAAATACGGCGAGAAGTTGCCGCCTTCCTGCAGAAGGCCGACAAGCTGGCTCTTGGGAGGAAGGCCAAGATCGAGGGAAGCGAGAACGAGGCCATCATATTCTTCACGGATAACCTCGAGAACACCGCGCAGAGGATAGCCGGCGCGAAAGGGCCCGTAGTGGTCAGGCTGGTGTCCGCGACCAATGCTTTCGTCGGGCAACCGGTGTACGCTTACTTGCAGTTCTTCGAGAACAAGCTCATCTTCAAGCAAGGCCAGGTCGTGGCGGAACGAGAGATAGACGGGTCGCTCGGGGCGAACAGGGTTCAGGACGATCTGATGACCCTGCTAATGGCGGCGAACGACGAGGCGACCCGGCGAGGGATGGTCACGGACTCCGAAGGGAGAGTGGGAGAGGCGCCTCTCTCCGAATTCAACGCCGCCGCCTCCAAGATCGTGGAGGCCGGCCGCAAGGTGCGTGTCCTTGCCGTTGCGGCGCAGGACACGTGGAACACGAAGCCCCCGCTGAAAGTGTCCTTCCAAGTGGTCCGATGAATCCCGAGGCGGGCTCGCTCTGGACGGGGCACGAGCCGTCTCGGGCCCCACGGGTCACGGGTCGGGATCGTCGGACCGCATCCGTTTGCCTTGAGATGCCCTGAAAGCCGAGATGCCCTGAAGGGCGTGGACCACCGCCTTCCTCACAAGTCCCACCGCGTCCAACGGATCCCTGCATCCCCCGAACTTGTCTCGGCTCCCACTAACCCACACGGGCAGGTATAGCTCGCACGGGCAGGATTATGTAAACCTACAGAGAACTCACAATCCCAAGCGCATGAGCTGCGGTGGCTCGACTCAACGTTGACTCCAGGAGCTCGCGTAAGGCCGCGGCTGGCGCCGCGGCGCTTCATGCGTTTACCGTAGCAACATTCGCAGCAATGATCGCAGGCTTTTGCGCCGTCGGCAATCCGGGCGGGAAAGGAGGTGCCCCCATCAGTGTCCGAGCGTCAGGCGGCGGCAAAAGGGCCCATAGCCCCGATCGCAGGGAGCACAAGGGGTGAGAGGAAACGAGGATGCTCTCATCGCCCAAGCCACCTTGTGTTTCGGGAAGGGCCTTCTTCACGTGAACTCAAGGGGGTATTGGACGATGATGAGAAGACACTTGGCAGCGGTCATGGCGGTCGTTATGGCGTTCACGCTTGCGCTGCCCGTCATGGCCAGTCCCTTCACCGACGTTCCCGAGAGCCACTGGGCGTACGAAGCCGTGAAGCAGCTTGCGGCCTCGGGCATAGTGGAGGGATTCCCGGATGGGACGTTCAAAGGCGCTGAAGGCATGACCAGATACCAGATGGCCATGGTGGTCGCGCGAATGCTTTCAGACCTGGACGCGCAGATCAGGGATGCCGTCCAGCAGGCCAAGGATGAAGCGGCCATTTCCGATGCGCAGCAGCGAGAGGAATTGATGAAGGCCATCGACGAGGCCAAGACGCAGGCCGCCGACGCGTCCAAGGCCGCGGCTGAGGAGGCGGCGAAGGTTGCCGCGGCCGAGGCAGCGGCGCAGGCGGGGCAGGCGGCGAGGCAAGCAGCCGAGCAGGCCGCGAAGGTTGCTGCCGAGGAGGCAGCGAGGCTTGCGGCGGAACAGGCTGTACAGGGTGCGGTCGAGGAGGCAAGGAGGGCCGCGGAAGAGGCCGTGAAGGCACATGAAGCCGCCGAGGCGCAGGCGGAGGCGGAGGCCCGGGCGGACGAGGATGCACGGGCTGAGGCGCAAGGCCAGGCGCAAGCGCCCGCGGGGCAGCCCGTTTCGGAACAGGCTCCCGCCGCGCCGGCCGAGAAGGTCATAGAGCGGGTCATAGTAGAGAAGCCCATCATCGAGAAGATCATCGAGCAACACATAATCGAGAAGGAAGGAAGCGTGGACCAGGCGACCCTCGACGCGCGGGTGGCCGAGGCCATAGCCATCATCGAAGCTCTCAAAGCCGAGTTCAGCCAGGAGTTGAGCGTGCTCGGTGTGCGAGTGACTGCTCTGGAGGAGCAGCTCGCAGCCGCCAACTCCAGACTCGAGAACGTAGACCAAGCCACGGCGGAACTCCGCTCGAAGCTCGCTCAAGCCACTTCGAAGTTGGAGGGCCACATCGCCGGGCACGATAAGGTCCGCATCTCCGGCGACAGCCGTGTAACTTTCGAGGACGTCGACGTCCACGGCACGGGGACTCCCTGGCTCGATCCGTTCAATCCCGAGAACAACGACGCTCTCGAGAACGCGTCCAGCGCCGACTACGTGTTCGTCCCGACGAGCGAGTTCGAGCACCAGCTGAACTTGAAGCTCACGGCCAACGTCGCGGACGAGGTCCTGGTCGAGGCGGGGCTCGCGGCCATGACGAACATCCTCGGGGGCGGTTGGGACAATAACACGTTCCAGATCAAGGATAACGGTCTCTATCTGGACATCGCGACCCCGGGCGTGCTGCGGCACTTGCGCGTGGGCGCTGTGGCTGAACCTGCCGGGACTTTCACGAACCTGACCCTGCAGGGCCACATGCTCCGCGACGGAGACGGGGTGCCGCTGTACGAAGGCGCTCTCGCCGAGGTCGCGTACGACCGGATGAACGCCACGGGGCTGGTTTGGAGGCTGAAGGCTCCGGACACCACGGAGGGCAGCGAGTCGTACGCCAGATACGCTGCGGCCGTCGACGCGAAGCTGTCCCTTTCCGATAACCTCATAGTCGGAGCGACGTACGTGACTGCGTTCGACGACGACAAGTCGTTGGCGAACGGGCCGGCCGAGGCGAGCAAGGACAGCGTGGCAGCTGTGAACGCGAGAATAGCCCTCGCGCCCGGATGGGGTATTTCCGCCGAGTTCGCGAGGCACACCGACGAGGCCGGGTCGCAGCACAACGCGACCGACATGAGCCTCGACGGGCGCATCGGCCCGATTGACGTCGGTGCGGCTTACAAGAGGATCGAGGCCGGTTACCGTCCGGAGTTCGTGGAAGTGCCGCACGACTCCGATAAGGATCGTGGGATCGACGACAACGTGAAGACGCTATCCGTCGAGGCCAGCTTGCCGCTTGCCATGCTTGGCGGCGAGCTCACCCTGAAAGGCGGGTATGAGAAGACAGGCAACGCGGACTGGGTGCCTGAGGCGGGCGAGAACGGCCGTGACGTCGTGGCGACGAAGGCGGTCGGAGCGGAGTTCGCGAGGAATCTCCTCGGCGCTGACGTCGTGGCTGGCGCGAACCTGGCGTTTACGCACAGGGACAGCGCTCAGGAGAACCCGATAATCGACTCGCTCGAGATCAACCGGTCCATCTCCGCGAAGTACGCTCCGCTTTCGGTTGAGTACGCGGCCACCGACGTGCGCGACACCGGCGCGAACGCGCCCGTGTCCTCCGAAAGGGTCCTGGACCTCGACTTCTCGCACAACCTAGCGCCTCAGATAGCGGTGAGAGCGGGGTACAAGTCCTACAGGATGGACGCCCAGGATCCCAGGAGCGCGGAGGTTGACGAGGACTACTCCGTGAAGACAGCCGGCGTGGACCTTGGCTTCAACCTCACTACGGTGACGAAGGTCACCGGGTCCTGGGAGTACAAACGCGTCGACTATAGCGAAGCGACGCCGTGGACCGAGGACAGCGCCGAAGTGGCTGGAGTCAAGACCACGGCCAAAGCCGGAGTCGAGAGCCAGCTGACACCCAACACGAAGCTGACCGGAGAGGTCGGATTGGCATCCGGAGCGGTGCAGGACCCCGGCGTTGACGGGCGCCTGCTCACCGGGGAGGTCGGCCTCGCGCACCACATCGCGCAGAACACCGATCTCGAGCTCGGCTACAAGGTAGCGTCGTACACCGCCAAGGACGATCCGGCCCAGAACTTCAGGTCGAACGCCGCCACGGCGTCGCTGGTCGTGAGGTTCTAGGCTGGAGCTGCAAGACCGTTCCGGATCTGACGAGGAATCAGAGACTTCTGCAGGAAGCTCTGAGCTTTGGAAACAGGAGCCGGCTAGCCGTGTAAGTCACGCTAGCCCCGCGGAACGCTCTTGCCAGCGGAACGCTCTTGCCAGAGGAGACCGCGGGCTGGGATGCCCTCCCGGCCCGCGGTCTCGCGTGTACCGAGACTTCCATCAAAGCCGGCATACCTCAAGAAGAATGCTCGCAGCGCCCCGGGAAGACGATCCCGGGGCGCTTTCACATATAGTTTAGTGGCGTCGAGTCGACGTCCTGAGCAAGGGCGGGCGATCCGAGACGTAGACTGGAAGACACTTGATGGTGGGCGCATTGTCTTGGCACCAACGTGGCAGGATAACCATGTTCAGCTTCGAAAAGGAGAATGAGGATGACCTGACGAATGATTCCTCGAAACACCTGCGAGACGGCCAAGAAACTTCCGACCAATTGAAGGAATTCTTGTCACAATGGAGAATACATCAAGACGAGGCCGATACTGGTGTTCTAGCCACGTTTATCCCGTGCGGCAGTGGGCGAGAGGAGGTGAGAACCTGAGGTTTCCCACGAAGGCCGATGAGGGATAGAGACAGGGGCGTGCGCCGGGCGTCGCGGGCCTCAGTGGACGAGGGAACGAGGCTACTCTCCGCCGAGCCCGCGGGGCGAGGCACATCGCCCTGAAGACGACTAAAACCAAGGGGGTATATCGTGATGAGAAGGTATATGCCCATTGCGCTGGCAGCGATACTCGTGCTGGCGCTGGCGGTTCCGACGGCGGCCGGTCCGTTTTCGGACGTGCCTGAGAATCACTGGGCATACGAGGCCGTGAAGCAGCTCGCTGCGTACGGGCTCGTTGAGGGCTTCCCCGACGGGACCTTCAAGGGCGCGCAGCCGATGACCAGGTATCAGATGGCCATGGTCATCGCCAGGCTGCTGGTCTCCCTCGACGCGCAGATAAAGGCGGAGATAGAGGCCGCCAAGGCAGGGTTGACGCCTGCACCGGCGCCCGCGCCTGCTCCGGCTCCGGCCCCTGCGCCGACCGAGAAGATCATCGAGAAGGAGACCGTGACCGTTGAGAAGCCGGTCATTGAGAAGGTAGTCGAGCACACCATAGTCGAGAAACTGAAGACGGAGGAGCTCGACGCCCTTGCGGCGAGGGTTGCCGGCATCGAAGGCAGGGTCGCGAACGTGGAGGGCGCGGTTGACGCGGTCTCCGGCAAGGTCGACGAGGTCGACAAGAAGGCCGACGAAGCCAACGCGAAGCTGGTTGAGCTCGACGGCGCCATCGCTCTACTGGAGGGCGAGTTCAGCGTGAAAGCCCTTGAGCTCGAGAGCAAGATCGCCGCGGGCGATGCGGATCTCGCGGATCAACTCGAAGCCCTGAAAGCTGAGCTCAAGGCGCAGCTCGAGCAGAAGATAGCGGCGGGCGATAGCGAGCTCAACGCGAAGATAGAGGCCAAGGCGAAGGAGCTCATCGCCCTCATCGACGCTTTGAAGGCTGAGTTCAATCTGGAGCTCACGGCTCTCGGCGTCAGGGTGGTTGCTCTCGAAGAGCAGCTCGCCCTGGTCAACGCGAAGATCGCCGATCTCGAGCAGAAGATCGGCGCGGGGAGCGAAGGGCTCGCGGCGCTCGCCGCCAAGTTCGACCAGCATGTCGCGGGCCACGAGAAGGTCACGATAAGCGGGTCGAGCGAGGTCGTGCTCGAGGACGTGGACATCTACGCCGAGTTTGGATCCGGCGACGACAGCAACAAGGCGTGGGTCGACCCGAACGACATCTTCGATTTCGATGATGAAGATGACCACTCAGACGGCGTCTACGAGCCCACCTCCACCTTCGAGCACAAGCTGGACCTGACCCTGACGGCGCGGCCGGCCGACGGCGTGGTCGTGGGCATCGGCGTGGGCACCGTGAAGAAGATATACGGCGATGACGACGAAACCGACTTCGCGTTGAGCAACCTGTCCCTCGAGGTGACCACTCCCGGGATCCTGGCGCGCCTGTACGCAGGCGGCATCCTGCTGCCGGAGGGCGCGTTCACTCCTTACACGATGTCCGGCGCGCTCCTCGAGGACGACGGCGACCCGCTGTACGAGGGCGTCATCGCCGAGGCGTCCTTCGGGAAGGTTTCCGGGACGGCGTTGTTCCTGAAGGTGCCCGCGGTTTCGGAGTATGCCTATTACGTGTGCGCCGGCGAGGGCAAGGTGGCTCTCACCGACAACCTGAAGCTCAGCGTGGCGTACGTGTCGCAGTTCGAGGACCTGCAGTCCGCGCTGATCGACGACGGTGACCCGGTCGTGGAGGACCCGGCGAAGGACACCGTGATCGGAGTCGCGGGCAGCTTCGGTCTAGCCCCCGGTTGGACAGTGTCCGGCGAGTTCGCGAAGAACACTAAGTTCGAGGGTGAGACCCAGATCCAGACCGGCACCGCCGCGAAGCTGGGGGCCACCGGGAAGCTCGGGGCGCTCGAGCTCGCCGCGAACTACGAGCGAATCGAGGACACCTTCGCTCCCGCGTTCGTGGACATAGACACGACGGACGACGGAATAGGCAACAACTTCAAGACCGTGAGCGTCAGCGGCACGCTTCCGCTCGGCAACCTCACGCTCAAGGGCGGGTACGAGGTCACGGGCGACGCGGACGCGACGGCCGACTGGGACGTCGAGAAGATCAGCACCATCAGCGCGGGCGCGGAGTACAAGATGGCCCTCGGCGCCATGACCGTGACGCCCAGCGTGGACCTGGAGAACAAGGCATACGTGCTCGACGACGAGTTCACGGCCGGTGACAGCGTGTTCAAGGTGGTCGGCGGCGTGAAGGCCGAGCTCGGCCCGGCCACGGCTGAGTACAAACTCACCGGGGCTACCCTCAAGGCGAGCGGTGGCGTCGCCGAGCCGTACTACACCGAGAGCGTCCTCGACCTTGCGCTGGACTACGCCATGACGCCGAACCTCAAGCTGACCGGCGGCTACAACTGGAGCAAGATGGACGACAAGCTCGCCCTCGGCTTCGACGACGACATCGTTGACTCCAACACCAGCGTGCTGAAGTTCGGCGCGGCCGCTGAGTTCCCGGTCGCCGAGGGGACGAAGGTGACCGGCAGCTACGGCTACGAGCTGAAGACGGACATCCTCGGCGAATACAAGCCGTACACGAAGAACATCCTGAAGGCTGGCGTAGTCTCGCAGCTCACGCCCAAGGCGAGCGTCGAGGCGAACGCCGGGCTCTACAAGCTCGACAGGTGGGAGAACCCGACGGACCAGTACGAGTATGCGCCGCTCACGAACATCCTGGCGGACGTGACGTACACCTACAACATCGCGACCAACACCACGCTCAAGTTGGGCTACGAGATCGTGAGGTCCGATGCCGCTGGTGCGGACACCACCATGGACTACACGGCGCGCATAATCACCGGCTCGCTGAAGGTCTCCTTCTAGTCAGACGCGATGCGCTGCCCCGGGGGAGTCACCTCCCCCGGGGTTTTGCGTTCTCCGGGGACCGTTCGTACTCTCGGACGAGGTTCACGCCGAGGCTAGCCTCAAGTCCCGGGCTCCGAAGGCTCTCGTGCTACGCTTCTCAGCGTCCTGGGACGGTCGTGCGGGTGACGCGGCCCCGTCATCCTTTGGGGGATTTCGCGGGAAGGTCGTTCTCATCCACCTCCAATCCTGGTAGAATCCAGAGTGGGGCAAGACTACGTCATGTGGGGTGTGGACATGGACGGGCGGAACCGCCATGGCGAAGAGGACGTCCGCGGCGTCCCTGAAGCGGTGATAGCAGTGGATCCAGGGCGCGACAAATGCGGCATGGCTGTGGTGAAAGCTGACGGCACTGTGCTGGCGAAGGGCATAATCCCGAGGGAAGAGGCGGCAGAGCGGGTCAGACTCCTTGCCAGCGCCTATGGCGTGGAGACGATCGTGCTCGGCGATCGCACGGGCTCGAGATCGCTTGCCCAGGCGATCCGCGCCGCATTCCATGAAGCCGGGGCGGGCGCCCCTTACGTGGTCTTCATCGACGAGCACGAGAGCAGCATGGAGGGACGCAGACGGTACCTGAAGGATCACCCGGTCCGCGGCCTCGGAAGGCTCGTTCCCCTGACCATGCGAACGCCAGGTGAACCTTTCGATGACTACGTCGCAGTCATCCTTGCCGAGAGGTTTTTCCATCCGGTTGAAAAGTAGGACTTCGGGAGGGATTTCATCTGAGGTCATAGAATACTTATTAAGGCAGGCTGGGTCAGAGCAGGTTGGGGCAAACCAAGGCCCTGGCGGCCAGTCTCCCGCGGCGGCGAGGTTCGAGCAGGCGGGGCCCGCGGGGGGCATGGCTAAGGTGTGGTGGCCTACGATGAACGCAGCGAGTACGCATACAAGAGCCGAGAGGAGAAGCACTCTCTGCAGAGGTGTCCGCGTTCGCGGGCTGACCCGTGGCGTGCGTCGCGCCCGGTCGGTGTTCGCCGCGATTTTAGTGTGCCTCGCCACCTCCGCCGTCTTGACGGCGCACGCCGCCACCAATCCCTTCGGCGACGTGCCGCAGGGTCACTGGTCCTATGAGGCCATCGCCCAGTTTGCTCGTTTGGGGCTCGTGGAGGGCTACTCCGCCGACGCGTTCGGCGGGGGCCGCGTCGTCACAAGGTACGAGATGGCCTGGGCGGTGGCGCGCCTCTGCGATCGTATCAAGTCAGGGGAGGCGTCGGCGGGGGAGGCCTTGACCGGGCAGCAACGCGACATGCTGGCACGGCTGCAGGAGGAGTTCGCGACAGAGCTCGCCTTGGTGGCTGGGACGGGCGCGTACGTTCCTTCCGGGGTCATGAAGAATGCGGACGATAAGGACGGGACGCGTGCGTCTTCCATCAGGGCTGGCGGTGTTGCTCCGATTTCAGTTGTTGACTTGGGCGTCTCCGCCGGACCCGAGGCGGCGGGTGGCGCGGGAAACACGGACGCCGACGCTGCGCTCGTTTTGGATGGGGAACCCAAGACGAGTGCGCTGTCCCAGACTCTTCTTGGAGTGATTCCGGGCACACCGCGGCAAATCGACACATCCCAAGCGTGGCCGTCGCTTCGGCTGCGTCTGGACCCAGGCATGAACGCGGCGCTCTTGGCTATCCCAGGAGAGGCGGGGCGCCAAGCGTTTGCCGGCGGCAAGAGGCTGTCCGAGCTCCTCGGGGACAGTGAAGCGGGCGCGCCCTCCGCGCTCGAGCCCGTGTCTCAGACGCCGGGGGCTCAGGAAGGTGGAGGCCAGAAGCAGGCAGTCAGCATACCCTTGGACGAAGGGGCGAAGGCCGAGCTCTCGCTGGGCGGCCCGCCTGTTCCCGGTGGCATCGCGCCCGCCGAAGGGGACGATGTCGTCGCGCGTCTCGACCTGAAGTATGCTTTGAGCCAGCTCGCCATCTTCCGTGCCAGTTATGAGCTGGTCAAGGGGGACAAAGGGCCTGACGAAGACAGCGAAACCAAAGCCAGGGCGACGACGCTGCTAGGGATAGACTACAAGTTTGCCCTGTCGGATTCGGCCTTCATCAAGGCAGGGTACACGTATTCGCGTATCACCGACCTCGTGCCGAAGGGCATCGAATGGAGCGGGTCCTCTCCCGATGATGAGACACGCGATTCCGGCTTGAAGGCGGCGGGGGTGTTCGGCGACTACACGCTGCCGGGTCTCTCACTGGATGCGCGCAAGACCACCGCGAGCTTCGGCGTGGGCTACACATTCTCTGGCACGACCTCGATTGTGCTCGGCTACAGGCTCATTGACTTCCAGGATCTAGATCCCGAGACCATGTCACCAGGGTCACATCGCACGAATGTCGCCACGGCCGAGCTGACGATAAGGTTCTAGAGGAGTCCTGCGGGAGTCCTGCGAAGACTCGCTTGACGGCGGGGCTTCGGGAGGCGTTGGGGTGGGCCCGGGGTCGGCTTGTGAAAGAGGGAAAGGGGGTTACTTCGCGTGTTCGCACGCAGCAAGAGACGTATCAGGAGAGTTGTGGCGGCAATAGCGCTATCAGCCATTTTCACCGCTTCGTCGCTCGTCCCGGCCTTTGCCGCCTTTGCCCAGGAGCAGCAGCCCACGCTCCTGAAGAGCCTTGCGGAGATCGAGGCGGCTCTGTACGGCAGGGAGCTCACCGGAGCGATCGTGGACCGTGTGGCCAGGTTGGAGAGCGAGCTTCTCGGCAAACCCCAGGAAGGGTCGGTGATAGACCGGATCGCCAGGCTGCGTAGGGTCGGCGGGGGCGGGCCGGGGGTGGGACCTTCGGTGGCGTACAAGCTCACAGCGGTCGAGTGGTTCGTCCAGAGACGCGTGACGTCGGAGCCGGCCGTGACCAAGCTGGACCGGCTGGAGACGATGCTCCTCGGTGCGCCGAGTCAAGGCTCCATCGTGGTTCGAGCGGATCATCTGGCCGCGCTGTGCCTGCCCGAAGGCACGCTCAGGACGAAGGATACGACGCTTCCGGCAGGCCAGCCCGTCAGGATCAGGCTCATCGGGAGATTGGATTCCAGCGTCACGCAGAAGGGGCAGAAGGTTGACATCGAGGTTGCCCGCGACGTCGTTGTCGGGAACGAGCTCGTCATCCCGAAGGGAACGCGCGGGTATGGGATGGTAACGGACGTGTCTCCGGCGGGGAGGCTGGGGAAGGACGGCAAGATAACGCTGGAACTCAAGGACGTGCGCACCCTCGACGGTGTGGCGGTCCCGCTTGCCTTTGACGAGAGCACTCAGCAGCTGAACGAGTCCATGCAGCTGGCCATCGGCGCAGGCCTGGCGGGGTTCATCGTGTTCGGGCCGGTCGGGGCGCTCGGAGCCTTCTTCGTTCAGGGCAAGGACGTCAACATTCCCGACGGCACCGAGTTCTACGTTGCTGTGGGCGCCGACACGAAGGTCTTGG
Encoded here:
- a CDS encoding DUF3084 domain-containing protein; translated protein: MYGLTLVLMLIVVGGVIAFIGDRIGMKVGRRRLSIFGLRPRHTSMIVTVITGIVVSTTSLIVMSIVSKDVRTALFDMHEIQAALATTRQELASAVTRLSTQQQELAAKEQRVGELQGQIETLTGEIDKLSAAAKTKAKEYEILTARNETLAAELEQVKRERVKAESDLTQVQSELGRLQKQYQDMKTQLNETKASYTEAQEKLGEANRRIVALQDTEKELKRTISRLDDEKQKLEDESRALETRIRDLTQGANVLYSYLQGMSQYLEGLQLSDITYRADEIILATVIEGSRPIEEIRREVAAFLQKADKLALGRKAKIEGSENEAIIFFTDNLENTAQRIAGAKGPVVVRLVSATNAFVGQPVYAYLQFFENKLIFKQGQVVAEREIDGSLGANRVQDDLMTLLMAANDEATRRGMVTDSEGRVGEAPLSEFNAAASKIVEAGRKVRVLAVAAQDTWNTKPPLKVSFQVVR
- a CDS encoding S-layer homology domain-containing protein; the protein is MRGNEDALIAQATLCFGKGLLHVNSRGYWTMMRRHLAAVMAVVMAFTLALPVMASPFTDVPESHWAYEAVKQLAASGIVEGFPDGTFKGAEGMTRYQMAMVVARMLSDLDAQIRDAVQQAKDEAAISDAQQREELMKAIDEAKTQAADASKAAAEEAAKVAAAEAAAQAGQAARQAAEQAAKVAAEEAARLAAEQAVQGAVEEARRAAEEAVKAHEAAEAQAEAEARADEDARAEAQGQAQAPAGQPVSEQAPAAPAEKVIERVIVEKPIIEKIIEQHIIEKEGSVDQATLDARVAEAIAIIEALKAEFSQELSVLGVRVTALEEQLAAANSRLENVDQATAELRSKLAQATSKLEGHIAGHDKVRISGDSRVTFEDVDVHGTGTPWLDPFNPENNDALENASSADYVFVPTSEFEHQLNLKLTANVADEVLVEAGLAAMTNILGGGWDNNTFQIKDNGLYLDIATPGVLRHLRVGAVAEPAGTFTNLTLQGHMLRDGDGVPLYEGALAEVAYDRMNATGLVWRLKAPDTTEGSESYARYAAAVDAKLSLSDNLIVGATYVTAFDDDKSLANGPAEASKDSVAAVNARIALAPGWGISAEFARHTDEAGSQHNATDMSLDGRIGPIDVGAAYKRIEAGYRPEFVEVPHDSDKDRGIDDNVKTLSVEASLPLAMLGGELTLKGGYEKTGNADWVPEAGENGRDVVATKAVGAEFARNLLGADVVAGANLAFTHRDSAQENPIIDSLEINRSISAKYAPLSVEYAATDVRDTGANAPVSSERVLDLDFSHNLAPQIAVRAGYKSYRMDAQDPRSAEVDEDYSVKTAGVDLGFNLTTVTKVTGSWEYKRVDYSEATPWTEDSAEVAGVKTTAKAGVESQLTPNTKLTGEVGLASGAVQDPGVDGRLLTGEVGLAHHIAQNTDLELGYKVASYTAKDDPAQNFRSNAATASLVVRF
- a CDS encoding S-layer homology domain-containing protein, with the protein product MRRYMPIALAAILVLALAVPTAAGPFSDVPENHWAYEAVKQLAAYGLVEGFPDGTFKGAQPMTRYQMAMVIARLLVSLDAQIKAEIEAAKAGLTPAPAPAPAPAPAPAPTEKIIEKETVTVEKPVIEKVVEHTIVEKLKTEELDALAARVAGIEGRVANVEGAVDAVSGKVDEVDKKADEANAKLVELDGAIALLEGEFSVKALELESKIAAGDADLADQLEALKAELKAQLEQKIAAGDSELNAKIEAKAKELIALIDALKAEFNLELTALGVRVVALEEQLALVNAKIADLEQKIGAGSEGLAALAAKFDQHVAGHEKVTISGSSEVVLEDVDIYAEFGSGDDSNKAWVDPNDIFDFDDEDDHSDGVYEPTSTFEHKLDLTLTARPADGVVVGIGVGTVKKIYGDDDETDFALSNLSLEVTTPGILARLYAGGILLPEGAFTPYTMSGALLEDDGDPLYEGVIAEASFGKVSGTALFLKVPAVSEYAYYVCAGEGKVALTDNLKLSVAYVSQFEDLQSALIDDGDPVVEDPAKDTVIGVAGSFGLAPGWTVSGEFAKNTKFEGETQIQTGTAAKLGATGKLGALELAANYERIEDTFAPAFVDIDTTDDGIGNNFKTVSVSGTLPLGNLTLKGGYEVTGDADATADWDVEKISTISAGAEYKMALGAMTVTPSVDLENKAYVLDDEFTAGDSVFKVVGGVKAELGPATAEYKLTGATLKASGGVAEPYYTESVLDLALDYAMTPNLKLTGGYNWSKMDDKLALGFDDDIVDSNTSVLKFGAAAEFPVAEGTKVTGSYGYELKTDILGEYKPYTKNILKAGVVSQLTPKASVEANAGLYKLDRWENPTDQYEYAPLTNILADVTYTYNIATNTTLKLGYEIVRSDAAGADTTMDYTARIITGSLKVSF
- a CDS encoding pre-16S rRNA-processing nuclease YqgF — encoded protein: MGQDYVMWGVDMDGRNRHGEEDVRGVPEAVIAVDPGRDKCGMAVVKADGTVLAKGIIPREEAAERVRLLASAYGVETIVLGDRTGSRSLAQAIRAAFHEAGAGAPYVVFIDEHESSMEGRRRYLKDHPVRGLGRLVPLTMRTPGEPFDDYVAVILAERFFHPVEK
- a CDS encoding S-layer homology domain-containing protein, with translation MKSRTSGGISSEVIEYLLRQAGSEQVGANQGPGGQSPAAARFEQAGPAGGMAKVWWPTMNAASTHTRAERRSTLCRGVRVRGLTRGVRRARSVFAAILVCLATSAVLTAHAATNPFGDVPQGHWSYEAIAQFARLGLVEGYSADAFGGGRVVTRYEMAWAVARLCDRIKSGEASAGEALTGQQRDMLARLQEEFATELALVAGTGAYVPSGVMKNADDKDGTRASSIRAGGVAPISVVDLGVSAGPEAAGGAGNTDADAALVLDGEPKTSALSQTLLGVIPGTPRQIDTSQAWPSLRLRLDPGMNAALLAIPGEAGRQAFAGGKRLSELLGDSEAGAPSALEPVSQTPGAQEGGGQKQAVSIPLDEGAKAELSLGGPPVPGGIAPAEGDDVVARLDLKYALSQLAIFRASYELVKGDKGPDEDSETKARATTLLGIDYKFALSDSAFIKAGYTYSRITDLVPKGIEWSGSSPDDETRDSGLKAAGVFGDYTLPGLSLDARKTTASFGVGYTFSGTTSIVLGYRLIDFQDLDPETMSPGSHRTNVATAELTIRF
- a CDS encoding TrbI/VirB10 family protein is translated as MFARSKRRIRRVVAAIALSAIFTASSLVPAFAAFAQEQQPTLLKSLAEIEAALYGRELTGAIVDRVARLESELLGKPQEGSVIDRIARLRRVGGGGPGVGPSVAYKLTAVEWFVQRRVTSEPAVTKLDRLETMLLGAPSQGSIVVRADHLAALCLPEGTLRTKDTTLPAGQPVRIRLIGRLDSSVTQKGQKVDIEVARDVVVGNELVIPKGTRGYGMVTDVSPAGRLGKDGKITLELKDVRTLDGVAVPLAFDESTQQLNESMQLAIGAGLAGFIVFGPVGALGAFFVQGKDVNIPDGTEFYVAVGADTKVLGMTLPVDTAVELAKDAPTVKVKPGK